In a genomic window of Vibrio gigantis:
- a CDS encoding BREX protein BrxB domain-containing protein: MSDRLSKLLTSFEKHISIPWPVAVSADERTIFLVYHKEDELKLRARVEEFEQACVKHNHPWQLLDLTHSFENWMSAQDYKETYFEDPEYLKGLYDDFADELVEELTNKVESNQTEDGVIALLGCGTLFGFASVSGVVESLAEKVTGRLVVFFPGEVQNNNYQLLDAKDGWGYHATAISATS; the protein is encoded by the coding sequence ATGTCAGATCGATTATCCAAGCTACTAACAAGCTTTGAAAAACACATTAGTATTCCATGGCCAGTGGCGGTTTCTGCTGATGAGCGAACCATATTTCTGGTCTACCACAAAGAAGATGAGCTAAAACTTCGTGCGCGTGTCGAAGAGTTTGAACAAGCATGTGTTAAGCATAACCACCCATGGCAACTGCTAGATTTGACTCATAGTTTTGAAAACTGGATGTCGGCTCAAGACTACAAAGAAACGTATTTTGAAGATCCTGAGTATCTCAAAGGACTCTACGATGACTTCGCCGATGAGCTAGTTGAAGAACTGACCAATAAAGTCGAGTCAAATCAAACAGAAGATGGCGTCATAGCTCTTCTTGGCTGCGGCACTCTATTTGGCTTCGCATCTGTGTCGGGTGTCGTAGAGTCTTTAGCTGAAAAGGTGACAGGGCGCTTAGTAGTCTTCTTCCCTGGTGAAGTACAAAACAACAACTATCAATTATTAGATGCGAAAGACGGTTGGGGATATCACGCAACCGCGATTTCGGCAACGTCATAA
- a CDS encoding helix-turn-helix transcriptional regulator, producing MKKLEQLPHAQRERLAFIDFSLSYFGEIARADLIAKFQTGLAAATRDFATYKEFAPCNLELIHQSKSYHRTEQFVPLFEHDPDTVLVSLARGFGDGLASQLENSQVCIQPQQLNQPSTDILSAVMRAIHQKSALKIKYVSLSSGNSARVIVPHSLANNGSRWHVRAYDRSTSSFRDFVLTRIKSASLAQNEIDSVKESISADKQWNRIVDLTFIPHPAAKHPEAIELDYRMVNGKLQVECRAALAGYLLNQWNVDCSSTYQLNPQQYHLALEENAVIYGVETASLAPGYKGNNNE from the coding sequence ATGAAAAAACTCGAACAATTACCTCACGCTCAAAGAGAACGCTTGGCGTTTATCGATTTTAGTTTGAGCTACTTTGGTGAGATTGCTAGAGCCGATCTCATTGCAAAATTTCAAACAGGTTTAGCCGCAGCAACTCGTGACTTCGCTACTTATAAAGAGTTTGCTCCATGTAACCTAGAGCTAATTCATCAATCGAAGTCTTATCATCGTACAGAGCAGTTTGTGCCTCTGTTTGAGCACGATCCAGATACCGTTTTAGTGAGCCTTGCTAGAGGATTTGGTGATGGATTGGCGAGTCAACTGGAAAACAGCCAAGTTTGTATCCAGCCACAACAGTTGAATCAACCTTCGACTGACATCCTGTCGGCGGTTATGCGTGCCATACACCAAAAATCTGCCCTTAAGATTAAGTACGTTTCCCTTAGCTCTGGTAACTCAGCAAGAGTAATTGTGCCTCATAGCCTCGCGAATAACGGCAGTCGTTGGCATGTTCGTGCTTATGACCGTTCGACAAGTTCTTTTCGTGATTTCGTTCTTACTCGCATCAAATCCGCGAGCCTTGCTCAGAATGAAATCGATAGTGTGAAAGAATCGATTTCAGCAGACAAGCAGTGGAACCGCATTGTTGATTTAACCTTTATTCCTCATCCAGCAGCAAAACACCCTGAAGCGATAGAGCTTGATTACAGAATGGTTAATGGCAAACTTCAAGTCGAATGCCGTGCTGCGCTGGCGGGCTATTTGCTAAACCAATGGAATGTGGATTGCTCAAGTACATATCAATTAAACCCACAGCAATACCATTTAGCGCTGGAAGAAAATGCAGTTATATATGGTGTTGAGACTGCGAGTTTAGCCCCTGGTTACAAAGGCAATAACAATGAATAG